DNA from Marinitoga litoralis:
TATAGTAATTACTGCAAGTCATAATCCTCCCGAATATAATGGTTATAAGATATATTCTTCTGATGGAACACAAGCAGTACCGCATATTGCTGAAAAAGTAATTGAAGAAATTAACAAGTTAGATTATTTTGAAGATGTAAAAAATATTGATTTTGATTTAGGTGTTAGTGAAGGATATATTAATTGGGTAAAAGATGATGTTTTTGAAGAATACATAAATATATTAGAAGGTTATTTGAGATCAATTGAGCCAAATATATCAAATAACATTAAAATAGTTTATACTCCATTGCACGGAACAGGTTTAAAGCCTGTAAAAGAATTATTATCTAGATTAGGCTTTGATATTACTATAGTCGAAGAACAGGCATCTCCAGATCCTAACTTTTCTACTGTTAGAGTTCCAAATCCCGAAGAAAGAGATGCTTTTGATTTAGCTTTATCTAAGGCTAAAGAAATAAATGCTGATTTAGTAATGGCTACAGATCCAGATTCAGATAGACTTGGAATATATGTAAAAGAAAATAATGAATATGTTCCATATACAGGTAATCAATTAGGAGTAATGTTAAGTCATTACCTTATTAACAAAATGAATGATTTGAACATATTACCTAATAATGGTTTAATTGTTAAAACTATTGTTACTACAGATATGGTAAAACCTATTGCTGAAGAGTATAATATAGATGTTGAAGAAACGCTTACAGGTTTTAAATTTATAGGTGAAAAAATAGAAAAAAACTTGGGTGAAAAAACCTTTATATTTGGTTTTGAAGAAAGTTATGGATATTTAGCAAATGACCATGCTAGAGATAAAGACGCGGTTATCGCATCTGGGTTAATAGCCTTAATGACATCATATTTAAGTTCTGAAGGAAAAACTTTAGGTTCTTATTTAAATGAATTATATGAAAAATATGGATATTATCTTGAAAAAAATGTATCCTTCACATTAGAAGGTATAGAAGGATTGAATAAAATAAATGATACAATGAAAAAGTTAAGGAATAATCCTCCTTTAAAAGTTGGTGATTTAAACTTAATAGAAACTATCGATTATTTAAATGGAATAAATGATTTACCTAAATCAAATGTAGTTGAATTGAGATATGATGAAAAATTAAAAATAATTGGAAGACCATCTGGAACAGAACCAAAGATTAAATTTTATTTACTTGCAAAGGGAAATGACCAAAAAGAAGTGAATAAAATAATTGAGTATGCTGTAGATGCGGTTAATATTATTATGAATTAATTGGACATAATGAATTAATTTTGAGGTGAAAGAATGGAACCTAATTTGCTATTAATTACAAATAATGGTGATTTTTTTGTTCCAAAAGAATGTGAGTTTATAGATGTTCAAACAATAAAAATATTATTATATTGTGAAGATGATTTAGATAATATTAAAAATTTTAATAATGGAATCTTAGGATATTTTGTTCTAAAAGAAAAAAAGGGAAATTTAGTTGGAATGAAAAGATTCTTGAAAATAGATAAGAGAATATCCTCTTATCTGAAAGTATCATTTGTTGATTTTTTATCTGAAGAAATAAGGGAATTGTATGGTGATTATATTGAAATTATATCTGAATTTGTAGGGTTATACCATACAATCCATGAATTTAATGCTTTAATTAAAACAAAGAAAATAAGAGAAGATTATGAAGATTGGTTAGAAAATTTAGTTGCAGATGTCGAAGATGATCATAAAGATACACTAAAAATGTATATATCAAAATTTGCAAATTTATATTTAATTAGGATATATGAAAATATATTTTCAAAAAACATGGAACTTCTAGAAAAAAATGAAAAAGAAATAGCCTATAAACTTTTAGAAACTGGCGTATTAAAAGAAAAAGGCGTGTGGAGGTAAATAATGAGAAGAGTAGCAGCAATAGTGGCATATGATGGAACAAAATTTAATGGTTTTCAAGGACAACCTAAAGTTAGAACTGTTCAAGGAGAATTTGAAAAGGTATTATATAGAATTTTTAAACAAAAAGTTATATCCTTTGGTGCAGGAAGAACTGATACAGGCGTTCATGGATACGGACAAGTTATAGCTTTTGATGTTCCAATAGAAAAAATGACATTAAAAAATATAAAAGACGCATTAAATGCAAATTTGCCAGAAGATATTTATGTTAGAAAAGTTATTGATGTAAGAGATAAGTTTTCTCCTAGACATGAAGCAACAAAAAGAGTTTATCATTATTATATATATCAAAATGATGAACCTAATATATTTTTAAGGGATAGAGTATGGTGGTTTCCATATGATTTGGATATTGAAAAAATGAGAAAAGCTGCTAAATACCTAGAAGGAGAACATGATTTTTCTACTTTTAAAACAGGAAATGATGATAGAAACCCTGTGAGAACAATATATAGAATTAGAATATTAAAGATGAGAAATAATATTATTTTAATTAGAGTTGAAGGACATTCTTTCTTAAGAAGAATGGTTAGAAATATAGTAGGAGCATTAGTAAAGGTAGGTACAGGAAGTTGGGAACCAGAATATATAAAAGAAATTTTAGAAGCAAAAAGTCGATCAAAGGCGCCAGCTTCAGCGCCACCACAAGGATTATACTTTTATTCAGTTTTATTTTAATATCTGTTATCTCTATATCAAAAGAAAAAATAGGGCTTGTATATAATGGCCCTAGTACTTTTTTTTCTAATATATATTATTCTATATATAAATATGCAGATATAGAAACACCACCTTCAACTAATTCAAAAAGGTTAGAAATTTCTATAAATAGTACAAATATAATAATAAACTTTGAGAATCAAAAATACGTTGAAGAAATAAGTAATTATAATTATTTAATTGATAATATCTTCAAAGATTATTTTCAACGTAGAGTATATGTAATAGCAAATGATTGTTTGATAAAAAATGAAAATGAATTTGTTTCTTCAATATTTTATGATTGGTCAGAAAACTCTGAATTTATAATTAAAAAGGATAATACTTTATTTAAGATAAAAAGCGAATTGCCTATTGGAGAAAGTATTATAAAGATACCAAGTAAATGGATAAAAATTAATTTTGTTGGTTATACAGGAGAAGCTACATTAAATGGTCAAAAAATAATAATAAAAAATGAAATGGAATTTCCTTCAACAGAGTTTTTTCTTGAAACACCATTTGAAAATATTAATTTTGATTTGTCAAATGTATATGATAATTATAAAATTAAGTTATTATCAGAAATAATATTAAAAGAAATAAAATTTGAGAAGATTATAGCTATTTTTAACTTAGAAAATGGTATAGAAATTATAGGAAAAAATAAAAGTGTTTGGATATCAAAAAATACTGATGAAATTCTTTCATATGATAATGCTATTTTTGTATCTCCTTATGGTATTTTAGAAAAAAATAAAAATATTCAGTTTCATGGTATTCCTGTATTTGCATACGAAAAAAATAAAACTATATATTTAATAAGTTCTTATGGAGAAATTATTTCATTAGGTACTAGAAGTATATATAGAGATTTAGAAAGATCTCCAGCATCAATAAATATTGAAAAAGATTTAATAAATATTATCTCATTTGGCGGGAAAAAATATACTATTGATTTAAAAAATGGTGGATTATATTATAATGGTGAAACAACTATAATAGATAATAATATAAGATTAATTACAGAAAAAGAATTTCAATTGACCAATAAAAATATATTTATATATAATAACTATGTAAAAATAACTAAAAAGAAATAAGAGGTATGAAATGGATATAAGATTAGATGTGTATTTATCAAAGAATAAATTAGTGGAATCAAGAGAAAAAGCTCAAAAATTAATAAAAGAAAATAAAGTAAAAGTTAATGGTCAAATTGTTAATAAACCATCTAGAAAAATAAGTGATGAAGATATAGTAGAACTTTTAGAAAAAGAAAAATATGTAAGTAGGGCAGCATATAAGCTAAAGAAAGCTTTAGATTATTTTAATATAGATGTTCAAAATAAAAATTGTATTGATATAGGTTCCTCAACAGGAGGTTTTACACAGGTACTTTTAGAATATGGTGCAAATAAAGTCTATGCTGTTGATTCAGGAACAAATCAATTGCATGAAAAATTAAGAAAAGATAAACGAATTGTTATTATGGAAAATACAAATGCCCGATATTTAAATAAAGAAGATTTTGAAAATGTTGAAATTTTTACATGTGATGTATCTTTTATTTCTGTGACTAAATTAATTGATTCTATTTATAATATCACATCTGAAAATGCTGAAGGAATAATTCTAATAAAACCTCAATTTGAATTAGATCCTTTGAAGTTAGTAAAAGGTGTTGTTAAAAAAGATATTTATAGACATGAAGCTATAGAAAAAGTAAAAAGTGCATTTATTAAAAAAGGATTTAAAATAATTGGAATTACAGAATCTCCCGTTAAAGGTAAAGAAGGGAACATAGAATATTTATTGTACTTAAAAAAATAGTTTTTTTGTATTAATATAAATGAAAAGATAAATATGTTATAATTCGAAAAATAAATATTTCTTTTCCTATATAATTCCAGAAATATGGTCTGGAAGTTTCTACCGAATGGCCGTAAACCATTCGACTATAGGAAAAGAGGTTTGTATATAGTGTATTTATAATATACGCTCCTCTTTTCTTATAGGGGAGCGTTATTTTATTGGAGGTGTATATGAAAAAAGTTATAATTGTAGATTATGGATCCCAATATACTCAATTATTAGCAAGAAGAATAAGAGAAATAGGGATTTATTCAGAGGTAATCCAATATGATGAATCGATTCCTAATAATGCTGGAGCAATAATCTTATCTGGTGGTCCGAAAAGTGTAAATGATCCAGATGCTTTTCCTTTGGATAGAGATATTTTTAATACAAATGTACCTATATTAGGCATTTGTTATGGAATGCAATTATTAGCAAAAGAACTTGGAGGAAAAATAGAAAAAACAGAAATTTCTGAATATGGGAAAACAGAAATTCAAACAATAAAAAGAGATATTATTTTTGATGGTATAAAAGATAATTTTACAGTTTGGATGAGCCATGGAGACTCAGTTGTAAAATTACCATTAGGATCACAAATTTTGTCAAAAACAAAAAATAATATAAATGCATGTGTGAAGTTCTCTGAAAAAATATATGGCATTCAATTTCATCCTGAAGTAAAACATTCAGAGTTTGGTTTTGAAATATTAGAAAACTTTCTTTTTAAAATAGCTAAGTTAGATAAGAACTGGTCTTTAACAAATTTTATAGAAGAGAAAATAAAAGAAATAAAAAGTGAATTAAAAAGTGAAAAAGCAATAATAGCTCTTTCTGGTGGAGTTGATTCATCAGTTGCTGCAGTTTTGGTTCATAAGGCTATAGGCGAGAATTTAAAGGCAGTATTTGTAAATCATGGATTATTAAGATTAAATGAAGAATTAGAAGTGAAAAAAATTTTTAATGAATTACTCGGAATTAATTTAACTGTTGTTGATGCAAAAAAGCATTTTTTAAATAAATTAAAAGGAATAGTTGATCCTGAAGAAAAAAGGAAAATAATTGGAGAAGAATTTATTAGAGTTTTTGAAAAAGAATCAAAAAATAATTATAAATATTTAATTCAAGGAACTATATATTCTGATGTTATTGAAAGTGCTGCTTCTGGTAAAAGTACTGCAAAAATAAAAAGTCATCATAATGTCGGTGGTTTACCTGAAGAAATTAATTTCAAAATTATAGAACCTATAAAATATTTATTTAAGGATGAAGTAAGAAAAGTTGGTGAATTATTAGGAATTCCTCATCACATTTTGTATAGGCATCCATTTCCAGGCCCTGGATTAGCAATTAGAATTGTAGGAGAAATAACAGAAGAAAAATTAAATATTTTAAAAAAAGCTGATCATATATTTATAGAAACATTGAAAGAAAAAAATTGGTATGATAAAGTATGGCAAGCATTTACTGTTTTGACTCCTGTAAAAACAGTAGGCGTTATTGGCGATGAAAGAAGTTATGATTATGTTTTAGCAATTAGAAGTGTAGATAGTGTTGAAGGTATGACTGCCAACTGGTCTAAAATACCTTATTACATTTTAGAAGAAATTTCTACAAGGATTACAAATAATGTTAAAGGTGTTGGAAGAATTGTATATGATATTACGTCAAAACCCCCTGCAACTATAGAATGGGAATAAAAAGGAGGATAATATGTTTAGAGAAACACTTACTTTTGATGATGTACTATTATTACCAAAATATAGTGAAGTTACCCCTTCGATGGTAAATACAGAAACAATATTGGTAAATGGTATAAAAATAAAAACACCTTTTATATCAGCAGCTATGGATACAGTTACTGAATATGAAATGGCTAAAGCTTTAGCTTATGTTGGAGGAATTGGTATTATTCATAAGAATATGTCTATTGATGAACAAGCTCATCAAATAGAGAAGGTGAAAAAAACTGAAAATGGAATAATTTCAAATCCAATAACTATTTCTCCAAATACAACAATTTTAGAAGCAGAAAACATTATGCGAGAGTATAAGATTGGTGGCCTTCCTGTAGTCGATGAAAATAAAAAATTGCTAGGAATATTGACCAATAGAGATATGAGGTTTGAAAAAAACACAAATAAAACAGCAAAAGAATTGATGACTCCTTTTAAAAAATTAATTGTTGCTCATTCACAAGTTTCTATTGAAGAAGCTAAAGAAATACTTCATATAAATAGAATAGAAAAATTACCTATTATTGATAAAGAAAAAAGATTAATAGGTTTAATTACAATAAAAGATATTTTTTCTGTTGAGGAACATCCGAATGCTTCTAGAGATAGTAAAGGAAGATTATTAGTAGGAGGAGCAATAGGCATATCAGATGCTCTTGAAAGAACAGAAAAATTAATAAAAGCAGATGTAGATGTTTTAGTACTTGATTCTGCTCATGGCCATTCAAAGAATATAATTGAAACTTTAAAAAAAATAAAAATAGAATTTCCTAATATACCAATTATTGCTGGTAATATAGCTACAAAGGAGGCTGCTATTGATTTAATTGAAGCAGGAGCTGATGCATTAAAAGTAGGAATTGGTCCAGGGTCTATATGTACTACAAGAATAGTTGCTGGAATTGGAGTACCGCAATTAACAGCTATTATTGATGTTGTAAGTGTAGCAAAAAGATATAATATACCTGTAATAGCAGATGGAGGTATAAGATATTCTGGAGATATAGTTAAAGCATTAGCTGCTGGAGCAAACAGTGTAATGATTGGTAGTATTTTTGCTGGAACTGAGGAAGCACCAGGTGAAACAATATTGTATCAAGGTAGAAAATATAAAACATATAGAGGTATGGGTTCTATAGGTGCAATGAAAAAAGGAAGTAAAGATAGATATTTCCAAGAAAATGTATCAAATACAGATAAATTTGTACCTGAAGGTGTTGAAGGAATGGTACCTTATAAAGGTAAAGTTAGTGAGGTTGCTTATCAGTTATTAGGAGGATTAAAATCTGGAATGGGATATATTGGAGCTAAAAATATTTATGAATTACATGAAAAAGCTGAATTTATAAAAATAACTTCAGCATCTATAAAAGAAAGTCATCCTCATGATATATCAATTACAAAAGAATCACCAAATTATTCTTCAAAATAATAATAAATGCCCCACATGGGGCATTTATTATTTATTGTAAGGTTTTCTGTTAAAATAATTTGGAAACTTTTGGTAAGGTACAGGTTGTTTAAAATTCCATGGATTATTATTCATATATGGATTACAATAATTCATATAATATTTAGTTTTTCGTTCATATAATCTTCTTCCTATTTCTTTTCTTAAATCAAATGATTTTTCTTTATAATCAATTTTTACAGGAATAAAATATTTTTCATTTTTTAATTCAATATAGTATCCATATAATGTAATATCTGTGTTTTCTTCAAACCAATTTGCTAATATGGGATAATTTGGGAATACAACTTTAAAATCATTTTCTTCTTTTAATTTAAGTAAAAAGATTTTATAAGATATAACTTCTGTACTTTCAATTGTTCCTTTGACTTCTATAAGTTTATTTTCATTTAATATAGGAGTATTTACAAAAGAAAACATCGAGACACTAAATAAAATGAGAATTAATACAATCAATGATTTTTTCATTTTATCACCTCCCTGAAAGATTTCAATATTATTATATATTACAAAGCTTAAAATTTCCTTAAAAATTAGCTCTCAAATTTAGATTTTATTTCTTCAAACTTTTTATCAATTTTCTCTTTTTCTTCCTTTGCTATTGTTAATTTTTCTTTGGCTATTATAAGCAAATCTAATCCTTTTTTATATATTTCTAAAGCATATTCAATATCTAAATCGTTTCCACTTTTTTGGAAAGTTTGTGAAATTAAATCTAACATATTAGATATATCTTTGAAGGAAAGTTTTTTTAATTCAGTTTT
Protein-coding regions in this window:
- a CDS encoding phospho-sugar mutase; the protein is SMDNIKNGALEKYNIWLKKSDEFLKKELKTLNEEEILDRFFKDLEFGTGGLRGKIGAGSNRMNIHTVARATQGFANYLKSINKYPSVVIAYDTRKFSLEFAKTAASVLAANGINVHIFKEVTATPILSFAVRYLKADAGIVITASHNPPEYNGYKIYSSDGTQAVPHIAEKVIEEINKLDYFEDVKNIDFDLGVSEGYINWVKDDVFEEYINILEGYLRSIEPNISNNIKIVYTPLHGTGLKPVKELLSRLGFDITIVEEQASPDPNFSTVRVPNPEERDAFDLALSKAKEINADLVMATDPDSDRLGIYVKENNEYVPYTGNQLGVMLSHYLINKMNDLNILPNNGLIVKTIVTTDMVKPIAEEYNIDVEETLTGFKFIGEKIEKNLGEKTFIFGFEESYGYLANDHARDKDAVIASGLIALMTSYLSSEGKTLGSYLNELYEKYGYYLEKNVSFTLEGIEGLNKINDTMKKLRNNPPLKVGDLNLIETIDYLNGINDLPKSNVVELRYDEKLKIIGRPSGTEPKIKFYLLAKGNDQKEVNKIIEYAVDAVNIIMN
- the truA gene encoding tRNA pseudouridine(38-40) synthase TruA, which gives rise to MRRVAAIVAYDGTKFNGFQGQPKVRTVQGEFEKVLYRIFKQKVISFGAGRTDTGVHGYGQVIAFDVPIEKMTLKNIKDALNANLPEDIYVRKVIDVRDKFSPRHEATKRVYHYYIYQNDEPNIFLRDRVWWFPYDLDIEKMRKAAKYLEGEHDFSTFKTGNDDRNPVRTIYRIRILKMRNNIILIRVEGHSFLRRMVRNIVGALVKVGTGSWEPEYIKEILEAKSRSKAPASAPPQGLYFYSVLF
- a CDS encoding TlyA family RNA methyltransferase, whose amino-acid sequence is MDIRLDVYLSKNKLVESREKAQKLIKENKVKVNGQIVNKPSRKISDEDIVELLEKEKYVSRAAYKLKKALDYFNIDVQNKNCIDIGSSTGGFTQVLLEYGANKVYAVDSGTNQLHEKLRKDKRIVIMENTNARYLNKEDFENVEIFTCDVSFISVTKLIDSIYNITSENAEGIILIKPQFELDPLKLVKGVVKKDIYRHEAIEKVKSAFIKKGFKIIGITESPVKGKEGNIEYLLYLKK
- the guaA gene encoding glutamine-hydrolyzing GMP synthase, with amino-acid sequence MKKVIIVDYGSQYTQLLARRIREIGIYSEVIQYDESIPNNAGAIILSGGPKSVNDPDAFPLDRDIFNTNVPILGICYGMQLLAKELGGKIEKTEISEYGKTEIQTIKRDIIFDGIKDNFTVWMSHGDSVVKLPLGSQILSKTKNNINACVKFSEKIYGIQFHPEVKHSEFGFEILENFLFKIAKLDKNWSLTNFIEEKIKEIKSELKSEKAIIALSGGVDSSVAAVLVHKAIGENLKAVFVNHGLLRLNEELEVKKIFNELLGINLTVVDAKKHFLNKLKGIVDPEEKRKIIGEEFIRVFEKESKNNYKYLIQGTIYSDVIESAASGKSTAKIKSHHNVGGLPEEINFKIIEPIKYLFKDEVRKVGELLGIPHHILYRHPFPGPGLAIRIVGEITEEKLNILKKADHIFIETLKEKNWYDKVWQAFTVLTPVKTVGVIGDERSYDYVLAIRSVDSVEGMTANWSKIPYYILEEISTRITNNVKGVGRIVYDITSKPPATIEWE
- the guaB gene encoding IMP dehydrogenase is translated as MFRETLTFDDVLLLPKYSEVTPSMVNTETILVNGIKIKTPFISAAMDTVTEYEMAKALAYVGGIGIIHKNMSIDEQAHQIEKVKKTENGIISNPITISPNTTILEAENIMREYKIGGLPVVDENKKLLGILTNRDMRFEKNTNKTAKELMTPFKKLIVAHSQVSIEEAKEILHINRIEKLPIIDKEKRLIGLITIKDIFSVEEHPNASRDSKGRLLVGGAIGISDALERTEKLIKADVDVLVLDSAHGHSKNIIETLKKIKIEFPNIPIIAGNIATKEAAIDLIEAGADALKVGIGPGSICTTRIVAGIGVPQLTAIIDVVSVAKRYNIPVIADGGIRYSGDIVKALAAGANSVMIGSIFAGTEEAPGETILYQGRKYKTYRGMGSIGAMKKGSKDRYFQENVSNTDKFVPEGVEGMVPYKGKVSEVAYQLLGGLKSGMGYIGAKNIYELHEKAEFIKITSASIKESHPHDISITKESPNYSSK